One window of the Deltaproteobacteria bacterium genome contains the following:
- a CDS encoding ABC transporter substrate-binding protein, translating to MLKQLRLCRMVVAVVALMAPAAAHAERIVFAYPSPSTSFLPLVVAQKRGFFESENLQPELVQVRPAVAIPGLTIGSIDFTTILGSAIAARMRGVPLVITGVFADKPMDFLVGVKTISSARDLKGKVVGISAFGTATHFLTVRLLRGLGLDPDKDVTLRPVGDEGLRLQAISTGLVHASLLGSQGAIQGEKEGLNVIVAAADVLDSLPFAGVTTTLAKLRDNPGQIKRVLRAGLKGLCYVLDNKAGTVEVMQSWYRVDRGIATASYDLALKSYSRNGEVSEKGVALSMEFARASGRFDKEPLPAEITDFSLLRQAKKELFWP from the coding sequence ATGTTGAAACAGCTTCGGCTATGCAGGATGGTTGTCGCCGTTGTCGCGCTCATGGCGCCAGCAGCGGCGCACGCCGAACGGATCGTCTTCGCCTATCCCAGTCCGTCGACCAGTTTCCTGCCGCTAGTCGTGGCGCAGAAGCGTGGTTTCTTTGAATCGGAAAATTTACAGCCGGAATTGGTGCAGGTGCGGCCGGCGGTGGCGATCCCTGGTTTGACGATTGGCAGCATCGATTTCACCACGATTCTTGGCAGCGCCATCGCGGCGCGAATGCGCGGTGTGCCGCTGGTGATCACGGGTGTCTTCGCCGACAAGCCGATGGATTTTTTGGTCGGTGTGAAGACTATTTCATCGGCGCGCGATCTGAAAGGCAAAGTGGTGGGCATTAGCGCCTTTGGCACCGCAACACATTTTTTGACCGTGCGGCTCTTGCGCGGCTTGGGACTCGATCCGGATAAAGACGTGACGCTCCGGCCGGTGGGCGATGAGGGGCTGCGTCTGCAAGCGATCAGCACCGGTTTAGTCCACGCCTCGTTATTGGGATCGCAAGGAGCGATTCAAGGCGAGAAAGAAGGTTTGAATGTCATCGTCGCCGCCGCCGATGTGCTCGACAGCCTGCCCTTTGCCGGAGTGACGACTACCTTGGCGAAACTGCGCGACAACCCCGGTCAAATCAAAAGAGTTTTGCGCGCCGGCCTCAAGGGGCTTTGCTATGTCTTGGATAACAAAGCCGGCACCGTCGAGGTGATGCAGAGCTGGTATCGCGTCGACCGTGGAATCGCGACCGCGAGCTACGATTTGGCGCTCAAGTCCTATAGTCGAAACGGCGAAGTGAGCGAGAAGGGCGTGGCGCTGAGCATGGAATTTGCGCGCGCCAGCGGACGCTTCGACAAAGAGCCTTTGCCCGCCGAGATCACCGACTTCAGTTTGTTGCGCCAGGCGAAAAAAGAACTTTTCTGGCCTTGA
- a CDS encoding extracellular solute-binding protein, with translation MSFALTLRWTNLAAVWLLFICSISLAQAADPKMIEAAKKEGGLDWWSTIAQDQSQKIIDEFMKRYPFIKASYWRSGTVGLHNKILIEDRAGRTSWDVVSQTAPEFIVELKVRKLIAAYNSPERRNFSADFKDKEGFWTGTYALPTGLGFNTQQVKTNDVPKSYQELLDPKWKGRKISVDDESYELLIGLIQSWGKDKAVEYLKRVAAQEPMIGRGHSQRTQLLAAGEFPLAIAYTHTVEHSKSQGNSVDWANLEPVVIKFDGIMLGSKAAHPNAARLFIDFILSQPGQQLLQSFNRVTLREGVEPSPSRLIKGFKRVVLHPEKAQDAQESLKLYREIFSLP, from the coding sequence GTGAGTTTCGCTTTGACATTACGCTGGACGAATCTTGCCGCGGTTTGGCTCTTGTTCATTTGCTCGATTTCGCTGGCTCAGGCGGCGGACCCGAAGATGATCGAAGCGGCGAAGAAGGAAGGCGGACTCGATTGGTGGAGCACCATCGCCCAGGATCAATCGCAAAAGATCATCGACGAGTTTATGAAGCGTTATCCCTTCATCAAGGCGAGTTATTGGCGCAGCGGCACGGTAGGCCTGCACAATAAGATCCTGATTGAAGATCGCGCTGGCCGCACGAGTTGGGATGTAGTGTCGCAAACGGCGCCGGAATTCATCGTCGAGCTTAAAGTTCGGAAACTGATCGCCGCGTACAATTCTCCGGAGCGGCGCAACTTCAGCGCCGATTTCAAAGACAAAGAGGGCTTTTGGACCGGGACGTACGCGCTGCCCACCGGGCTCGGCTTTAATACCCAGCAGGTCAAAACCAATGATGTGCCGAAAAGCTATCAGGAACTGCTCGATCCTAAGTGGAAAGGGCGGAAAATCTCCGTCGATGATGAGAGTTACGAATTGTTGATCGGCTTGATCCAGTCATGGGGCAAAGACAAAGCTGTCGAGTATCTCAAACGGGTCGCGGCTCAGGAGCCGATGATCGGCCGTGGTCACAGTCAGCGCACCCAATTGTTGGCGGCCGGCGAATTCCCGCTGGCGATCGCCTATACCCATACCGTCGAGCACTCCAAATCCCAAGGCAATTCCGTGGACTGGGCCAATCTCGAACCGGTGGTGATCAAGTTCGACGGCATCATGCTCGGTTCCAAAGCGGCTCATCCCAACGCGGCGCGCTTGTTCATTGATTTTATTCTGTCCCAACCAGGGCAGCAATTGTTGCAGAGTTTTAACCGCGTGACGCTGCGCGAAGGCGTCGAGCCGAGTCCGTCGCGGTTGATCAAAGGATTCAAGCGCGTGGTCTTGCATCCCGAAAAAGCGCAAGACGCACAAGAGAGTTTGAAGCTTTATCGGGAAATTTTCAGCCTACCGTAG